The Trichocoleus desertorum ATA4-8-CV12 nucleotide sequence ACGGGAAAGATTAGCACCCAGAAGGTAATGAACTACATTAACGACCCGCATCACGGTTGAATAAATTCAACCCTTCGCTTATATCCCCCGGTTGAAACGCGGGGGCTTTACGCATCACACCCGTAACCTTCGACCGAGGAGTAATTTCTCAACTCCGCCTGCAATGCCTCCAAGCTCCCTAGCGTTGCCAGCACAATTTGTTGCCGACTCAGACGACGATATAGGTCTTTGAGAGAAGCACTTTCGACCAAATAGCCCAGCTCCATAATCCCAACCGAGGTACAAAGCTCGGCTAAGTCGCTGAGGACGTGTGACGAAATCAAAATTGTCATACCCGCTTCGCGCAAAACCTTAATGATTTCGCGAAACTGCATCCGGGCAATGGGGTCAAGACCCGATACAGGCTCATCTAGCAGTAGCAGAATCGGTTCATGAATGATGGTGCGGGCTAGGCTGAGCCGCTGTTTCATGCCACGAGATAAGGTCGCGATCGCGCTGTTTCTCTTGTGGCTGAGTTGCACCAGTTCCAAGACATCGCGTAAGCGTCGAGTCCGCCGGGGGTCTCGCAAACGGTAAAGCCGCGCAAAGTAGTCGAGGTAGTCCCAAACCGTTAAGTCATCGTAGAGCGGAAAGTCATCTGGCAAGTAGCCCAGCCGTTGCTTTAAGTTGGGGTTGCTATGGTCTCGCAACAGGCGATCGCCATTGATAAAAATTTCGCCTGTGGTGGGTTCTTCTGCTGCCGCCAACATACGAATCAGGGTAGTTTTTCCAGCTCCATTCGGCCCAATCAGGCCGTAAACTTCCCCCATTTCAACTTCTAAATCTAAATCGTGGACGGCAATGTGACGGTCAAACTGCTTAGTCAACCCACGAGTCCGAATCGCCAATTCTTTTGCCATAGATGTGCCATAGGTGCTAAGGAGCGATGCAAGTTACCCGCAAGGCTAGCCTTTTGCCTATGGCTTTGGCATCTGGTTTATAGAATTGAAACAACTGGCACAATTGGCTGCTGAGTAATGGGTTATTCAAGCAGCATTTCTACGCAGGGGGAATATAGATTGAGTGCCGACAGCAGGTCTATGAACGCGCAACCGCCGTTGTTTCCAGATTAGGCTGCTCAACCACGCCGTCTTTAAGGGCTTCACGGAACTCGCGCCAGTCTTGCGCTACTTGCTGACTATAATGTCGGGCGTAATCCATCACTGTGGCTGGCCAGGTTTGTTGTTGGGCAAAGTCAATCAGCTCATCGGCGATCGCCGAGCCTTGCCGCCCTCCACTCCGCAGTTGCCCCCAAGCCACAACCTCGCCCATAGTCACGACTACTTTTTCTAATCGCTTCAGCCTGCCGCGATTGGCCTCCAAATTGACTCGGTTTTCAAAGGGTTGGAGTTCCGTTAAAACAAAAGATTTATCACCCTGCGCCAGCGTCCTCAGGAGAGCGGGTGAGCTTGCTTGCACTCGTTGATGAACTGAGACAATCCGCTCCGCCTCATTTTGCCATTGAGGTTGCGGTGCCGTTAAATAAGGCTGCAAGGCAGAAGTCTGAGCTTGCTTGAGATCCAGTAGGTAATTGTCATCAGGTGAGCCATGACCGACAACGAGTAAGATATAGCGCTCTATGCCCAAACTGCCTGTACCTGCTGCTCGTTGGGCCACATCCAGCAGCTTAAAAAACTTGGGTTTAGCTTGCTGCACCCTGAATTTCTCGATTAAGGCAGTAATTTTCTTGCGCTCAGCGCTGGCAATTGGCAAGGCTCGTTTGCCATCTAAGCGAATGCGGCGGGTGCTGCCCTTTACTTCGGTGCGGCTGTTCAGAAAATCTTGGCGTTTACGCTGCCTTAACTGATTCAATAACTCTTGGACTAAACCAGTCGCCGTTCCCCGCTCTACCCAGCCTGCTTTACCAAACAGCAGCGCTTGCTTATAACTAGTTAAAAAACAATTAGCAAGAGCGATCGCCTCTGTTTCGCTGAGGCCCAAGGCATTGGCACCGACAAAAATGCTGGCGAGAAACCGCGCCAAGTCCCAAGTACAGGGAGCGAGCACTGCTTCATCAAAATCATTGAGATCAAAATAAGTTAAGCGGTTGTCCCCCTTAAACGTGCCAAAGTTTTCTAGGTGCAGATCGCCACAAATCCAAGTTAAAGGGGATTGATTGAGATCAGCAGCGATCGGCCAATCTTGATAAAACAAATGGCAAGTGCCCCGCAAAAAGGCAAACGGGTTTCGTTGCATCGTTTTATATTTGCGGTGCAGCAGTTGCGGATCGCGGCCTTGATTAAATTGCTGAATGCGCTCAACCAGGGGGGCACGGGTCATAGGCGATCGCTGTGAGGCATTACCGTACTCTACAGCCACATCCTAACGGCAAATCGGCAGAAAACATAAAACAAAAACAAAAAGTTCGGTTTTGCACAAAGGCCAATTGACTCCAAAAACTGCAACTAGAACTCTGCCATAAGTAAGGTTCCACATGGGTTCTACGCATGTTTGGATGCATGACTTATCCCCTACGAAAGAGGGTTAAGCCGAGAATCTTCGATACGTTGAAGTCGTCATATTTTCGCAACAAAAATCAGTTTTTTTAAAGGAGATTGAAGTGAGTTTATTTCAGCAAGTTCGCAGAGTTTTGATTGCTGTCGTCTTGGGGCTAGTGCTTACCTTAGCCAATGTGATGAGCGCCCAACCCAGCTGGGCCGCTTCTAGCCAAACCAACGAATTGGGTGAAGAGGTGACAGGATTTGTGCAAAGTCTACAGGGCAAAACTCAAGAAATGAAAGGCAATTTGACTGGCGATCGCGAAGACCAAATTCGCGGTAAGGTTCGGCAAGCTGAAGGTAACATCCGCTTGAGCCAACCCAATTCTGATGTGGCTGCTAAAACTCAAAAAGCAGAGCAAGATATTCGTGCCCGCCAAGCTCGTCCCGAATCAGCAGGCAACCTGCACAATGCGGTGCAGTAATCGTTCATTCTGTTCATTCTGAATTTGATCATTCTGAATTTGACCTTGTCCCGTAAGGACTAGTGCTGACCCTAGTTTTTACGGGTTTTCTGTTTTTGTGCAGTCTATGTACAGTCTATTGGTTGGTGCCTTGGCCAGGTATGATAAATACCCTGTGAGTACTTCCACCGTTCCCTTTGAGTTGACTTATGGCACAGCAGTACCGAATTACCCTTCTACCTGGCGATGGCATCGGCCCTGAAATCATGGCAGTGTCGGTAGACGTGCTGAAAGTTGTAGGTCAGCAGCTCAATCTAGAATTTGATTTTCAATCCGCTTTGATTGGCGGAGCTGCGATCGATGCCACAGGCGCACCCCTGCCGCCAGAAACCCTTGAAACTTGTCGCAATAGCGATGCCGTCCTACTCGCTGCAATTGGGGGTTACAAGTGGGATACGTTACCTCGAAACTTGCGGCCCGAAACTGGATTACTCGAACTACGAGCAGGTCTAGAACTGTTTGCCAACTTGCGTCCTGCCAAGATTTTGCCCCAGTTAATTGATGCTTCTAGCCTCAAGCGCGAAGTCGTGGAAGGCATTGACATCATGGTGGTACGAGAACTGACGGGTGGGGTTTATTTTGGTCAGCCCAAAGGTATTTTTGCTACAGAATCTGGCGAGAAGCGTGGCGTCAATACAATGGCTTACACCGAGTCAGAAATCGATCGCATCGCCAAGGTAGCGTTTGAAACCGCCCAGAAGCGGGGCAAAAAACTATGCTCTGTCGATAAAGCCAATGTGCTCGATGTTTCGCAGTTGTGGCGCGATCGCGTGACCCAGTTGGCGACTGAGTATGCAGATGTAGAACTTTCGCACATGTACGTGGATAACGCGGCGATGCAGTTAGTTCGCTGGCCCAAACAGTTCGACACCATCGTTACTAGTAACTTGTTTGGCGATATTCTTTCCGACGCTGCTGCCATGTTGACAGGTAGCATCGGCATGTTGCCCTCTGCCAGTTTGGGCGCTTCTGGGCCTGGGGTGTATGAACCAGTCCACGGCTCCGCGCCCGACATTGCAGGACAAGACAAAGCCAACCCGATCGCTCAAGTTTTGAGTGCAGCTATGATGCTACGCTACGGATTGAATCAACCTGTAGCAGCCGATCGCATTGAACAAGCTGTAATGCAGGTGCTCGACCAAGACTACCGCACCGGAGACATTATGTCTGAAGGCAAAACTCTAGTAGGCTGCCGGAAGATGGGGGAGGTTTTGATCCAAGCACTTGAAAGGGCTGAGTAGGGGTTAAGAGGTAGCGGTTAGAGGATAGTGATGAGCTAATTTTGCTCTAACCCTTGCTGTAATCACCTAGATCGACTAAAGTCGAGCGTAAAAATTAGGGATAGGTTTGTGGTGTACGTTTCCCAACAACGACCCGAAAATAGGATAGAAGATGTGGAATTTCCCGTCTTTTTAGACCCGGCAGTAGTCAGAGCCGCGCGGCAGATTTATCGTACTTATTATGAAGTTCATCCTGAGCTGACTCAACCTCCTTTAGGCGTCGCGATCGATCGCTACACTCATCGGGGCAAACTAATTTTCTCTGGCAGGCCCGTTTTACTTCCCCAAGAGTGTTTCGTGCCCTTCAATCAAATTGAGTCAGAACTTTATTAGCGCTGAATGAGTGCTGGTAGTTTGGAGTCACTAGAGCATCTGAGTGCTCTAATGTCAGTAACCTGACCATAACCCGTTCGGCCATTACTGCCAAACTAAATCCTTGGTTATGGACACTCTGTTTACAGTTCTCACCGCTCTGATTGCCTTTGCCCTCGGTGCCTCTATCGGCAGCTTTCTAAATGTTGTCGTCTATCGCTTACCCGCAGGCTTATCCGTTCTTTGGCCGCCTTCACGCTGTCCTCAGTGCTCACACCGTCTAGGTAAGCAAGATAATGTTCCGGTTTTAGGCTGGCTGTGGCTACGCGGACGTTGCCGTTACTGCGAAAGCCCTATCTCTCCCCGGTACCCCTTGGTAGAAGCCGCAACGGGTGCCCTTTTTGTGCTGGTTTTTCTAATTTTTGGTTTTTCCGTCCAAACTTTGGGCTACTGGACCTTTGTCAGTTGGCTGCTAGCCCTATCCCTGATTGACTTGGATACCATGACCCTGCCAGAACCGCTCACTCGATCCGGTTTGTTGGTGGGGTTAGGTTTCCAAGTTGCGGTTGGCTCGGTTCTGAGCTTTAGCGTGGCTCCAGTCGTGAACCAACTGATGGTAGGGGTAATCGGTGCAGTTCTGGGGCTGTGGCTACTCAACCTCATTACTCTAGCTGGGTCGATCGCGCTGGGCCAAGAAGCGATGGGAGCGGGCGATGCCAAACTAGCTGCCATGATGGGCGCTTGGCTTGGTTGGAAATATTTTTTGCTGGCGGGATTTTTGGCTTGTGCAGTGGGTGCTTTTGTGGGGGGTGGAGCGATGGCTTTTGGCTGGTTGGGACGGCGTCAACAAATGCCTTTTGGCCCTTTTCTAGCGTTGGGGGCTTTGATTGCAGCATTATGGGGTGAAGCCATTATCTCAGGCTATTTGCAGCTATTTTTTCCCTCGCTCTAAGCCACAACGCCGATGGGAACTAGCGATCGCACCTTTAGCTCAATCTGTCAGGATCCGATCGAATCCAGACGCCTCAGCCTGCCAAGCGCAGTTCTAAGCTCTACACTTTCTTGCTCTTTTGATAAAAATTCCCACATTTTTGATACAATCCCTCCGTGTCATGGATCACATTACGGACAACGAGTACCCGTTGGGAAGCAGAAATTATGCAGCAGGTTCTAGCTGCTCATCAAATTCCAGCTCGGGTGCTTGATTTAGGTGTTGCGCCTTATCTAGGGCTAGGAAGTCCTGCTGCTTTACAAGTGCGTGTCGAAGACCAATGGACAGCCTTACTCCTCATTAGTCCCCTGGAGGAAGAGCAAACAGAGGGATAACAAAAGCGGGTGAACAAAATTCACATAAACTCGTTAGCAACTCACTAACAAACTTTTCGGTCTACAGTAATTGCTGTGGCAGAAATCTTGCCGTGGTATCAAAGCTGTTTTGATCAAGGCTGGCTAGGCCATTAAGGCCGAAATTCAGGATTTTGCCTGCTTGAGGCTGATTGGAATAGAAATAACAAAATAAAAGGAATCAATCACTTTCATGTCTCTATTTGATTGGTTTGCGAATCGACGAAAAGCAGAGCCGACCAGCAAGGAACGGCAAGAACGAGAAATTGCCGATGGGCTTTGGACTAAGTGTGAGTCGTGCGGTGCTCTGACTTACACCAAAGACCTGCGGGCAAATCAGATGGTTTGCTTAGAGTGCAATCACCACATTCGAGTCTTCAGTGACGAGCGCATCGGCCAACTCATTGATGCCAACACTTGGCTACCCCTAGACACGGCAATTCGTCCGATTGACCCCCTGAAGTTTCGCGATCGCAAGGGCTACGGCGATCGCCTTCGGGAAATGCAAGATAAAACGAGCCTACCAGACGGCGTGCAGACTGGGCTGGGACAACTGGAAGGCTTACCCGTCGCGCTGGGAGTTATGGACTTCCGGTTTATGGGTGGCAGCATGGGTTCAGTCGTGGGCGAGAAATTTACCCGCCTGATTGAACGAGCCACGCGGGAGCGGTTGCCAGTCATGCTCGTGTGCGCCTCTGGCGGAGCCCGGATGCAAGAAGGCATGCTCAGCTTGATGCAGATGGCTAAAATCTCTGGTGCCTTAGAACGGCATCGAGAAGCGCGGCTACTCTATATCCCGATCTTGACTCATCCCACGACCGGCGGCGTCACTGCTAGCTTTGCCATGCTCGGCGACATCATTTTGGCAGAACCGAAAGCCACTATTGGTTTTGCGGGCAGACGGGTGGTTGAGCAAACGCTGCGAGAGAAACTCCCCGATAATTTCCAAACCGCTGAATATTTGCTGGAACATGGCTTTGTAGACGCGATCGTGCCCCGAACCCAGCTCAAGAAAACCCTGGCGCAACTGATTCGGCTACACCAACCTGCCCCGGCTGCTTCACACTTTGTGCATTTACCCGAAGCTGTTTCCCTCAGTTCTGCAAATCCCTTGTGAAACTCAGCGGGCAGTTCTCTTGGGAAAGGGACCCCTCAGTGGCATGATATTGATATTAGAAAGGCTCAATCCTGACCTTTGCAGGACACTTCCAGGGCTAGTTTTGGGCCTTGACATGAGGGTGGGCTCCTAAAAATAAGGAGCAATGGGTTGAGCCAACCTGTGTTGAGGATTGAATATCTGCTAACTGAGCCACATTAAGGAGAACCATGCTTAAAAGATACATTTGGCTTGCTGTGGCCACTGTATTTTTCGCCTTCCAAACCTTTATCGGCAGTGCTAATGCAGCTGAACTAGATGCAGCTATCCGCACTGTCCCAAGTAGCGAAGGTCAAAATGTTGTTTTGAGCTTAAAGGAAGTTCAAGAAGGGAAACGCTTATTTAACTACGCTTGTGGACAATGTCATGTAGGCGGCGGCACCAAGACTGACCCTAACGTGGGTCTTGATCCGGAGGCTCTGGCTCTAGCAACTCCACCTCGTACCAATATCGAGGCACTGGTGGATTACATGCACAATCCCACCACCTACGACGGGGCTGAATCTATTGCTGAGCTGCATCCTAGCACTCAAAGCACTGATATCTTCCCCAAGATGAGAAACCTGACCGAGGATGACCTCGTGGCGATCGCGGGTCATATTCTCCTACAACCCAAGATCGTTGGCCAAAAATGGGGCGGTGGCAAAATTTACTATTAAAGCCCGTCACGTCTAGGAGACAGTCGTTGGCAGAAACGCAGACCTTCCCCTTGAGCCCAACTTATCCCTAACGGTGGTGACCTCAAGAGTTTCTGCCATCTGCTGAATCGCTGACTTACTCGCTACTAGGTTGTCGCTGTCATGCTAGGTTCACGCTTTTCAGTTCGCCCTTTACTCGCAATTTTGATGGTTTGGCTAGGCATTATTTTGTTGGCTAGCCCCGCTCAAGCCGCTGGAGATCCTTACGTCTCCCAGTATTTGCGAGTCACTGAGCCTGTCGCGGTAGATCTAGATGGGAGTCAAACTCGTTTGTTTGCACCGGACGACTTTGGGGTGGGTAAACGTTTATTTGAAAACAACTGTAAGAACTGTCATTTGGGCGGCACTACCCTACCCAATCCGCCGGTGTCCTTGTCGCTGGCTGCTTTGCAGGGAGCAGTTCCCCAGCGAGACAACATCAATAATTTGGTTGATTATTTGCGCCAACCAATGACCTATGATGGCACCGAGGAAAACTACGTCTGTCGCCAGGTGTCAGAGAGCTGGCTACCTCAGGAGCAGGTGGAAAAACTTGCTGCTTTTATTCTCAGAGCGGCTCAAAAAGCACCTGGTTGGGGTACCAGTGACTTCTGAGCTAAAATGCAAACGCTTTGCGAATTTGCCAGCAGTTATACCAGATGTCTGTCCTCACTAAAAAACGCCCTGTAGAAGCGTAGAATAGTCTAAGCAAGGCGTTCTTGTTGTTTGCTGTGTATTGATTGAGTAGAGGAGAACTGTGTTGAGAAAGCTATTGTCTATCGTCTTGGTGGCGATCGCAATGTTCGCTGTTGGTTTCGGTCGTCCTGCCCTCGCAGGTGATGCAGCGAATGGTGCCAAAGTGTTCAGTGCTAACTGTGCTGCCTGCCATATGGGCGGTAACAACGTCATTATGGCTAACAAGACCCTGAAGAAGGACGCTTTGGCCCAATTTGGCATGAACTCTGTTGAAGCCATCACCAACCAAGTGAAGAATGGTAAGAATGCCATGCCCGCTTTCGGTGGCCGCCTCAGTGATTCACAAATTGATGATGTGGCAACCTACGTTCTAGAACAATCTGAAAAGGGTTGGTAAGCTTCTAGCGAACTGACAAACTCAACTTACAAAGCTATTTTCCATAGATTGAGTTATTTAGTTTTTTCAAGAACCCCTCCGTTTGATGAGGGGTTTTTTAGTGCGTAGATTGTAAAGAAATCTGTCTAGAGGTGAACGACATTTTTGGTTCAATCAGTTATCCTCCAGCTAGTAAACGCTTAGGAAAAACGCCTGTGGTTCCACTTCGTGATGACAACCCGACGATAATCACGCCCTACGTTACCTACGCCCTTATTGTTGCGAATATTTTAGTTTTTCTATTTGAGTTAAGTTTAGCTCCAGGCCAGTTAGAGAGGTTCTTTTATACTTGGGCTGTCGTTCCTAGGGAATTAACTGCAAGCTTTTCGGGCCAATCTGTTAGTGCTGGACCAGCGGAATGGCTGACTTTGTTTAGTTCGCAGTTCCTGCATGGTGGATTCCTTCATATTGCAGGCAACATGCTGTTTCTCTGGATTTTTGGCAACAACGTCGAAGATCGCCTAGGCCATATTAAATATTTAATTTTTTATCTGGCTTGCGGAGCTTTGGCAGCTTTAACTCAGTGGTTTTTCTCACCTAATTCTGCTGTTCCTTCGCTGGGGGCAAGTGGTGCGATCGCCGGGGTGATGGGAGCCTATATTTTGAAGTATCCTAAAGCCTCAGTTTTGACCCTACTGCCTCTGGGCTTCTTTATTACTACCGTCCGCATCCCAGCTTTCTTCTTCTTAGGTTGGTGGTTTGTCCAGCAAGCCTTTTATGGAGCGGCCAGCCTCAATGCCCCAACCAACATTGGCATGCAAGGAGGCGGCGTCGCTTACTGGGCCCATGCGGGTGGTTTTGTCTTCGGAGCCGTTTTAGGGCCTTTACTCGGACTTTTTTCCTCCGATCCAGAAGCCAAAGCTCTATAAAGCGTTCTCTCCCAAACAGGTTGTCTAACCGCTGAAATTTTGTAGAGATACAACTTCAGCGGTTTTTTTATGGTTCTCTTTGGTAGCGCGGATTTTAGATGGCTTAATCTACGGGCTGTAGGAGCCAAAAGCCACTGTAGGTCATGCCCGAATCATCGGGTTGGACGAGCAAGAAGTGTAGACCTTGAGACGCTTGTTTCCGTTGCTCGTAAGCTTGAGCGGCAGTTTTTACCTCTGGGTCTTCAAAGGTGGCTAGTACCCAGCGATCGGCTAAACCAGCTTCTAAAATCAAGCCGTCTGGACTGCCAGCCATGTAGTTTAAGGCAACTGGACGAACTTGCTGCAACCATTGAGCCAACTTCATGGAGCGACGACCCGCATCGATAATCACCCCAGGCACAGGCAAATCAGAAGCCAGCCCCAAATTTAGAGGGAGTAAGATTTCGGGCATTTCCAAAATTGGGATAGGCCGATCTTGAAAAGCTTCTACCAGTTGCCCTGCGGCGATCGCAGCAAACCGCCACTGTTCTCCTTGAATGTTCTCGGCGATGGGGGTCGGGGGTGGCTTGTCTAGCTCTAGGGGTGAATAAGGCTGTTGACCATAGTTACTGGGCTGAGAATACTGCTGGGCTTTCTCTCGTAATAACTGCTTCAAGGCAAAGGTTCGGCGAGTCGGCTCCACCGCTATTCCTAGCTCTTTCCCTGCCAGTTCCAGTAGACCTAGGGCTTGGGGCCGAAAAACTTGCAAGCGTTCTGGCGAGGGCTG carries:
- the leuB gene encoding 3-isopropylmalate dehydrogenase, with the translated sequence MAQQYRITLLPGDGIGPEIMAVSVDVLKVVGQQLNLEFDFQSALIGGAAIDATGAPLPPETLETCRNSDAVLLAAIGGYKWDTLPRNLRPETGLLELRAGLELFANLRPAKILPQLIDASSLKREVVEGIDIMVVRELTGGVYFGQPKGIFATESGEKRGVNTMAYTESEIDRIAKVAFETAQKRGKKLCSVDKANVLDVSQLWRDRVTQLATEYADVELSHMYVDNAAMQLVRWPKQFDTIVTSNLFGDILSDAAAMLTGSIGMLPSASLGASGPGVYEPVHGSAPDIAGQDKANPIAQVLSAAMMLRYGLNQPVAADRIEQAVMQVLDQDYRTGDIMSEGKTLVGCRKMGEVLIQALERAE
- a CDS encoding prepilin peptidase; translated protein: MDTLFTVLTALIAFALGASIGSFLNVVVYRLPAGLSVLWPPSRCPQCSHRLGKQDNVPVLGWLWLRGRCRYCESPISPRYPLVEAATGALFVLVFLIFGFSVQTLGYWTFVSWLLALSLIDLDTMTLPEPLTRSGLLVGLGFQVAVGSVLSFSVAPVVNQLMVGVIGAVLGLWLLNLITLAGSIALGQEAMGAGDAKLAAMMGAWLGWKYFLLAGFLACAVGAFVGGGAMAFGWLGRRQQMPFGPFLALGALIAALWGEAIISGYLQLFFPSL
- a CDS encoding ABC transporter ATP-binding protein gives rise to the protein MAKELAIRTRGLTKQFDRHIAVHDLDLEVEMGEVYGLIGPNGAGKTTLIRMLAAAEEPTTGEIFINGDRLLRDHSNPNLKQRLGYLPDDFPLYDDLTVWDYLDYFARLYRLRDPRRTRRLRDVLELVQLSHKRNSAIATLSRGMKQRLSLARTIIHEPILLLLDEPVSGLDPIARMQFREIIKVLREAGMTILISSHVLSDLAELCTSVGIMELGYLVESASLKDLYRRLSRQQIVLATLGSLEALQAELRNYSSVEGYGCDA
- a CDS encoding rhomboid family intramembrane serine protease — translated: MVPLRDDNPTIITPYVTYALIVANILVFLFELSLAPGQLERFFYTWAVVPRELTASFSGQSVSAGPAEWLTLFSSQFLHGGFLHIAGNMLFLWIFGNNVEDRLGHIKYLIFYLACGALAALTQWFFSPNSAVPSLGASGAIAGVMGAYILKYPKASVLTLLPLGFFITTVRIPAFFFLGWWFVQQAFYGAASLNAPTNIGMQGGGVAYWAHAGGFVFGAVLGPLLGLFSSDPEAKAL
- the psbV gene encoding cytochrome c-550; this encodes MLKRYIWLAVATVFFAFQTFIGSANAAELDAAIRTVPSSEGQNVVLSLKEVQEGKRLFNYACGQCHVGGGTKTDPNVGLDPEALALATPPRTNIEALVDYMHNPTTYDGAESIAELHPSTQSTDIFPKMRNLTEDDLVAIAGHILLQPKIVGQKWGGGKIYY
- a CDS encoding Tab2/Atab2 family RNA-binding protein, coding for MPIWEADFYRRPLQDEQGHPLWELLLCDRTRNWEFSALCPQPDANAAWVVAQLQKAAESQPSPERLQVFRPQALGLLELAGKELGIAVEPTRRTFALKQLLREKAQQYSQPSNYGQQPYSPLELDKPPPTPIAENIQGEQWRFAAIAAGQLVEAFQDRPIPILEMPEILLPLNLGLASDLPVPGVIIDAGRRSMKLAQWLQQVRPVALNYMAGSPDGLILEAGLADRWVLATFEDPEVKTAAQAYEQRKQASQGLHFLLVQPDDSGMTYSGFWLLQPVD
- the psbV2 gene encoding photosystem II cytochrome PsbV2; this encodes MLGSRFSVRPLLAILMVWLGIILLASPAQAAGDPYVSQYLRVTEPVAVDLDGSQTRLFAPDDFGVGKRLFENNCKNCHLGGTTLPNPPVSLSLAALQGAVPQRDNINNLVDYLRQPMTYDGTEENYVCRQVSESWLPQEQVEKLAAFILRAAQKAPGWGTSDF
- a CDS encoding DUF2007 domain-containing protein is translated as MSWITLRTTSTRWEAEIMQQVLAAHQIPARVLDLGVAPYLGLGSPAALQVRVEDQWTALLLISPLEEEQTEG
- the accD gene encoding acetyl-CoA carboxylase, carboxyltransferase subunit beta, whose translation is MSLFDWFANRRKAEPTSKERQEREIADGLWTKCESCGALTYTKDLRANQMVCLECNHHIRVFSDERIGQLIDANTWLPLDTAIRPIDPLKFRDRKGYGDRLREMQDKTSLPDGVQTGLGQLEGLPVALGVMDFRFMGGSMGSVVGEKFTRLIERATRERLPVMLVCASGGARMQEGMLSLMQMAKISGALERHREARLLYIPILTHPTTGGVTASFAMLGDIILAEPKATIGFAGRRVVEQTLREKLPDNFQTAEYLLEHGFVDAIVPRTQLKKTLAQLIRLHQPAPAASHFVHLPEAVSLSSANPL
- a CDS encoding c-type cytochrome, which produces MRKLLSIVLVAIAMFAVGFGRPALAGDAANGAKVFSANCAACHMGGNNVIMANKTLKKDALAQFGMNSVEAITNQVKNGKNAMPAFGGRLSDSQIDDVATYVLEQSEKGW
- a CDS encoding DUF2252 domain-containing protein, producing the protein MTRAPLVERIQQFNQGRDPQLLHRKYKTMQRNPFAFLRGTCHLFYQDWPIAADLNQSPLTWICGDLHLENFGTFKGDNRLTYFDLNDFDEAVLAPCTWDLARFLASIFVGANALGLSETEAIALANCFLTSYKQALLFGKAGWVERGTATGLVQELLNQLRQRKRQDFLNSRTEVKGSTRRIRLDGKRALPIASAERKKITALIEKFRVQQAKPKFFKLLDVAQRAAGTGSLGIERYILLVVGHGSPDDNYLLDLKQAQTSALQPYLTAPQPQWQNEAERIVSVHQRVQASSPALLRTLAQGDKSFVLTELQPFENRVNLEANRGRLKRLEKVVVTMGEVVAWGQLRSGGRQGSAIADELIDFAQQQTWPATVMDYARHYSQQVAQDWREFREALKDGVVEQPNLETTAVARS